The region ACGACGGTTCATCTTGGTTCTAATGAAACGCTCGTAATGACCTAAATCTAAATCGGTTTCAGCACCATCTTCAGTAACGAATACTTCACCATGCTGAGTCGGGCTCATGGTGCCTGGATCAACGTTAATGTATGGGTCAAGTTTCATAATGGTTACATTGAGGCCACGAGCCTCTAAAATTGCTGCTAATGACGCTGCTGCAATGCCTTTACCTAGTGATGAAACAACGCCACCAGTTACGAAGATATACCTTGTAGTCATGCTGAACCTGAGAATGTGAGTTTGAAAAATACGTGCTTGTAAGAAAGCACTAGGACGGGGCGACATTCTACCAAAATAGCGCGCTAACAACAAACAATAAACGCATTAAATTGATATTAAGCATCACATGATTACAGAATAATAATTCTCAATCATTCTCATCACTTTGGAATTGAGATGATGCGTAATGAAGAGATGATAAGCATCATCTCAATCTTAATTATTAACTTCTTTCTGTAAGTTTAACTTTATCCCAGTAGGCATCAAGCTCTTCAAGTGAATGTTCTTCAAAAGCTTTGCTACTTTGCGCAGCATGTTGCTCAACACCTCTGAATCGACGTTCAAATTTTTGATTAGCTTGTCTTAGGGCTTGCTCAGGATCTACGCCTAAATGTCTTGCCATGTTAGCAACAGCAAAGAGTAAGTCGCCCATTTCATCAACAACCTTGGGAAAGTACTCTTCTTTATTCGTCGATAAATGCTTAGCTTCAACTAATACTTCATCGATTTCTTCATGTACTTTAGCAACTACAGGGGCTAAATCAGGCCAGTCAAAACCCACCTTAGCCACACGCTTTTGAATTTTAATGGCGCGATTAAGTGCCGGTAACGCCACCGGAATATCGTCAAGTAGCGATAGTTGGCTTTTCTGTACTCTTTCCTGTTGTTTGATTTCATCCCATGCAAGTTTAACCTGCTCAGCGTTATCAGCAGGATCATCGCTGATGAACACATGTGGGTGACGACGGGTTAACTTGTGACAAATCTTATCAACGACCGTGGAGAAATCGAACAAGCCTTGTTCTTTACCCAGTTGACAATAAAACACCACTTGGAACAGTAAATCTCCCAGTTCATCCGGTAATGAATCTAAATCAGCTTGCTCAATAGCATCGGCAACTTCATATGCTTCTTCAAGAGTGAATGGCACTATCGTTTCAAATGTCTGCTCTTTGTCCCATGGGCAACCCGTTTTAGGATCCCGCAGTTTTTCCATGATATTTAATAATGGCTGCATTACGTCATTAGATTTTGAAGGCATATTCTCATTTCTCATTTCTCATTTTCAAATACAAGTAGAACTTAAAAACAAAGGCGACAAACCTTTCGATTTATCACCTTTTTTAATCATCAAATGCGCTAAGCGATATTAAATTATAATCTTCTCGCTTCGATAACGCCTTCGACTTGGCTTAGTTTTGCCAAAATTCTTGAAAGACCGTCTAGATTATATAGCTCAAGTTCAAGCTGAACTGCTGCCGTCTGGTTTTTCTCATCGGAACTTGAACTCATCGCCATGACATTAGACTTTTCAGCAGCAAGTACTGTCGTGACATCCCTTAGCAATCCGCTACGGTCATGGGCGTTAACCACCACTTTAATGCGGTAACCACCGGAGTAATTTTCACCCCAAACAACTTCTACATTTCTTTCAGGGTGAACACGCATCAACTCTTTGACTTGAGCACAATCGCTGCGGTGAACTGATACGCCGCGCCCCATAGTGATATAACCAAATATCTCATCACCAGGTACAGGCTTGCAGCAACTGGCAATATGGCTTAATAAATTACCGACACCATTCACTTCAACCTGACCTTTGCCTTTACGCTCAGGTTTAGTATGGGAACGCTTAATGATTTCCTCAACAATCTCTTGTTCAGTACTTTCTGCTTTGCGAAGGCTGGTCTCAATAAAGTTGACCACTTGGTTTAACCGTAAATCGCCACCACCAATCGCCGCTAACATGTCATCCATTGTGTTCATGTTAAAACGTTCAACTGCGATCTTGGCATCTTTTATCGTCAGCGTGACTCGGGCTAGTTCAGCCTCAAGCAGTTCTTTACCTGCGGCCATGTTTTTGTCGCGGTCTTGCTGCTTAAACCAATGTTGTATTTTTGAACGAGAACGTGATGACTTTATATAGCCTAAATTTGGGTTTAACCAATCACGTTTAGGGTTAGGATGCTTTGAAGTAATAATCTCAATGCGTTCACCGGTTTCAACTTGATAAGTAAATGGCACAATTCTGCCATCCACTTTAGCGCCAATACATTTATGCCCGACGTGAGAATGGATATAGTAAGCGAAATCTAGCACTGTTGAACCTAATGGTAAGTCAACAACTTCGCCATTGGGTGTAAACACATAAACGCGATCTTCAAATACCTGGCTGCGAACTTCTTCAACTAAGTTACCCGTTTCAGCAACGTCTTCTTGCCAAAGTAAAATGTTACGTAGCCAATTGATTTTTTCTTCATAGCCACTTTGTTTAGTCGCGCCACCCGCAGTGCCTTCTTTGTACTTCCAGTGAGCAGCCACACCGAGCTCTGCATCTTGGTGCATCGCTTCTGTACGGATTTGAATTTCAACTGTTTTACCTTCAGGACCCACAACAACGGTATGAATAGATTGGTAACCATTAGGCTTTGGATTTGCCACATAATCATCAAACTCACGGGGGATATGATGCCAAAGCGTATGGACCACTCCCAATGCGCCATAACAATCTTGCAGGCGGTCAGTGACAATCCTGACTGCACGCACATCAAACAGTTCATCAAACTTAAGATCTTTGCCCTTCATCTTACGCCAGATGCTGTAAATGTGTTTTGGGCGGCCATAAACTTTAGCGCGAATTTCATCGTCATCGAGGCGTTGTTGCAACTGGCTGACAAACTTGTCTACAAACACTTCTCTATCGACACGTTTGCCATCAAGTTGTTTGGCAATATCTTTATAAACTGTAGGGTGAAGGTAGCGAAATGAAATATCTTCCAATTCCCACTTTAGTTGACCAATACCTAGACGGTTTGCCAATGGTGCATAAATATCAGCAATCTCACGAGCCAATAAAACTCGCGTTTCTTCGTCGGCATTTTTAACTTCACGCAGCAAACGTAGTCGTTCAGCAAGTTTAATCACCACTGCGCGAACATCTTCCACCATCGCCAACAACATTTTACGAATATTGTCGATTTGTGGTTCAGCAGCGCGAGAGTCCTGACTCACCTTTAATGCACCGATGGCTTCCATAGTCACAACACTGGCAACCAGGCTGCCTAAACTTGCGCCAAATTTTTCGGTAATTTCTTCAACAGATAAGATGCCAGCATCATGAATAATGAATAACAAGGATGCCTGTAGAGTTTCGATGTCCATGTTTAATGGTGCAAGGATTTCGACCATTTCTCTGGCGCGTTCAAGCAACTCGCGATGTAAGGCGGGGGTTTTAGTGGGCAAAGCATCTAGTTGATGAATAAGTTCCAGCAGCATTTGAGCTTCTTCAGCGTTATCAATGTAACGTACTACCCACTCATCGATATTAAAATCGGCTGAATTGAAATGTGCTTCTCGGACTGAGACCATAATTAACTTCCTTATTGGAACTTACTTCTACTAGAACAAATAACTAAAACGATGCAGAGATGTTGTCCACTTTAAACCGTTCATCTTGAGCTGTAAGTAATTTATGTCAAATTAATATTAATCAATTTACAAAATGTTACCTAAAAAAACGGTTTCAGTTTAAAACTTCAACAACATAGTGTTCTTCAATCAGTCATGTCGTTATTGGGCATACTTAACTTCAAATAGAAACATTGTCGTTATGTTACATAAGCAACACTTGAACATCTCATATTTACCGCTATTCAAGCAGTACATTTATTCACTATATTTCAAACAAAGCCATAGCTTCAATATGATGGGTTTGCGGAAACATATCTAGCATGGTTAATTTTTTTAGTTTATAACCTTGATCAATCAAGACTTGGCTGTCTCTTGCCAAACTGGCAGGATTACATGAAACGTAAACGACTTTTTTAGGTTTCATTTTTGATAACCACTGCAAACTTTCAAAAGCGCCTGCTCTCGCAGGATCTAATAATAGCTTATCAATTTTCCCAAGCCAGCTCGCTTCAGATAAATCAGCGCTTAAGTCGGCATGAAAGAAACTGAGGTTAGATAAATTATTATCAGTTGCATTCTGTTTCGCTTGAGTCACCATTTCAGGCACACCTTCAACGCCGATAACATCAGCAGCTTGAGTTGCTAATGGCAGACTGAAATTGCCCACACCACAAAACAAATCAAGAATACGTTCGTCTTGTTGCGGCGCTAACCAATCGATAGCTTGCTCCACCATGCGCTTATTAATGTCGGCATTAACTTGAACAAAGTTGCCAGGGCTAAACTCACAGGCAACTTGATCATTGGCTAATGAGTACTTTGGTAGATCAATGTTGCCCTCATTAACAAGCGATCGAAGTTCGCCTTCATTATCTTGTACTAACAAATGCAACTTATGCTGCAAAGCGAACTCTTTTAAACGCTCTTCGTCAGCAGGTTTAAGCTCTTTGGTTATTCTCAGTACTGCAAATAAACCATTTTCAGCTTCAGTTAACTCAAGATGGCCTAATGTCATCTTGGCTTGTAACTGATTTAGTACCTGAGAAAATGGTGTGATTAAAGCAGACAAAGCTTTGGCTAATACATCACACTGTTTTATATCAACAATGTTACTGGTACTCGATTCACGAAAACCTAACTGTAAGTGTTTTGTTTTTTTATCGAATAATGTCGCTAAACGCGCTTTACGGCGGTAATGCCATTGCTCGCCGATAACGTTATCGGTCATGACACTGTCATCCATATTGACCGCAACCTTACCCATTAAAGTTTTTAAGGCATCTTGCTTATGTTCACGCTGTGCTTCTATTCTCATATGCTGTAAGTCACAACCACCACACTGCTGATAATGAGGACATCTTGTCGCGACTCTATTTTCTGCAGGTGTTTGTACTTTTAGTAATTTGGCTTTAGCAAATCTTTTCTTTTGCACAATTAATTGCGCAGTGACAGTTTCACCCGGTAAAGCACCTGGAACAAACACCACTTTACCTTCGTGTTGTGCAATACCCGCCCCTAGGTGATCAAGTTGTGATACCGTTAGGTTCAATTTGGCCGAAAGTTGTTTCGTTTTGTTTGGTTTTGCTTTAAAAAATTGTGCCATTTTGGCCTCAGGTATTGAATAAACTACTGGTCAAGAGTGCTCTGTTTCTGGCAATCTAGACTCAATAATTGAAAAAAGTCTTTAGGAATAATTACTTCACGATGAATAATGCTAACAACATGACCAAATATAGCCTTCGTTCATGGGTACTGGTACTTGCGTTAGCTCCTACTGTCATGGTGGGTATTCTACTTGGAAGTTACTTCACCATAAACCGTTTTTATGAGCTAGAAGAAACCTTAATCAATCAAGGCCGAAGTATTGTTGAGCCATTGGCTATCGCCAGTGAGTTTGGGCTAGTCACAGAGAACAGAGAAGCCAGTAAAAGATTATTAGCGGCCTCGCAATTAAATAATTCCTCACTCATACATTCAATTGCTATATTCAATGTAGAGAACCAACTATTTGTCACCTCTCATTATCACAAAGATTTTGAAAGTATGCGCTATCAAAGAGCGCTTGAATCCCTCACTGCGAGTCAGTACGAAACCATTGAAGATAGTATGGTTATTCGTGTACCTATTATCTCGTATACCGGTGTTAATCAGCAACAACCCAGTCAAAGCGTAACCGCTGCACCTGCTTATGACAGTAATAAAATCATCACCAATGCAGAAGGTGAGCAAATACTGGGTTACATCTCTATATTACTGAACAAAGAAAACGCGCTTCTTGAACAACATCGTGCTGCCATTGCCGCCTTTGTAATTGTATTAATTGGCGTCCAACTAAATCTCTTTTTCACCTTCCGATTAGTGAAACACGTTAACTACCCTATCACCGAGATGGTTCGAGTGGTGGCAAAGATTCGAGAAGGTAAATTGGATACCCGCCTAGATGGACAATTGATTGGCGAACTTGATTTACTTAAGCGTGGTATTAATGCCATGGCGAGTTCCTTGTCAGAATACCATGATGAGATGCAGCAAAATATTGACCAAGCGACATCTGATTTACGTGAAACCCTAGAGCAAATTGAGATTCAAAACGTTGAACTCGATTTAGCGAAAAAGCGTGCACTTGAAGCCAGTCGCATTAAATCTGAATTCTTGGCCAACATGTCCCATGAATTAAGAACGCCACTAAACGGCGTTATTGGGTTTTCGAGGCAGTTAATTAAAACCCCGTTGCACTCGAGCCAGCTTGATTACATAAAAACTATTGAGCGCAGTGCGACTAACTTACTGGGTATTATTAACGATATTCTTGATTTCTCGAAACTAGAAGCCGGAAAAATGGTATTAGAGAAGATGCCATTTGCACTGCGTGAAACCATATCCGACACCATTACTATTGTCGCTGGAGCTGCTCAAGAGAAGAATATTGAGCTAGTGATTGATATTGACGACAACGTGCCAGAAAGTGTCAGCGGTGATGCCATGCGTGTCGCCCAGATCATGACTAACTTAATGGGTAATGCGATTAAGTTTACCGATCAAGGCAGTGTCATCCTTAAGATTCATCTGGTTGGCCAAAAAGATGAAAACATTACCCTAAGATGTGAAATTATTGATACAGGTATCGGCATTGATGAAAGCCAGCAAGAATACTTATTCCAAGCTTTTGGCCAAGCTGACTCTTCAATCTCACGACGATTTGGTGGTACCGGTTTAGGCTTAGTGATTACCAAACGACTGATTAATCAAATGGGCGGCCAGATTGGTTTTACTTCAACACCCAACAAAGGCTCGACCTTCTGGTTCATGTTGCCACTTGAATTAAGCCAATTCCACATTGGCGAAGTACTGCACTTGGAATCATTAAGAGATAGAACACTCCTGTTATTTGAAACCAGAGAGCTAACTCGCGATACACTTAATCGTCGTTTTGAAGCTTGGGGGTTACACTTAACCACAGTAGGACAAATTGCCCATTTAGATTCGGCGATAGCATCAAATAAAGTGCATTACGATTACATTTTACTAAATTGCCATGGCTTCAATGATGAAGAACAATTACTTAGTTATTTGAAACTTGCTAGACAAAAAACTGCTTGTTTAGTGCTATTACATGACTGTATTGAGCAACAAGAAATTCTTAACAATGCGCTGAGACCAAACAGTGACATATTACTGAGTATGCCCATCAGTGATTATGAACTGGCTAATCAGCTCATTCATCCACCGACTCAAACAGCATTGCTAACGGAATCTTTACCTGCTGCGGTTTATGAACGTAAAAATTTAAGCGTGCTGGCGGTCGATGATAACTTGGCAAACTTAAAGCTCATTGATACGCTATTAAAAGAAATTGTCATTAATGTTATCTCGGTCAATAATGGCGATGAAGCCGTTAAATATGCTAACCAACAAGCATTTGATGTCATCTTTATGGATATTCAAATGCCGGGAATGGACGGTATTACGGCCACGAAGCTTATCCGCAAGGACTCATTAAACCGCAATACTCCCATTATTGCGGTTACAGCACATGCTATCGCTGAAGAACGTGAATTAATTTTAGGCAGTGGCATGGATGGATACCTTCCAAAACCAATCGATGAAGCTGCGCTAAAAGGGGTTATTGATCGTTGGATTAATAAACCTAAATTTACCCATTTTGATATGCATACCCTTAATTGGGAGCTGTGTTTAGCGCAAACTAATCAAAAACCTGATTTAGCCCTAGAGATGCTACAAATGTTGGTGGACTCTTTGCCTGAGAGTGTTACCAACATTGATGAAGCTTTAAAAACAAACAATAGTGAGCTTATGCTACAAACATTACATAAGCTCCATGGCGCCAGTTGTTATTGCGGCGTACCGAATACACAAAAGCTTTGCCAAGAAATAGAATCGTCTTTAAAGCACAAAACTAACATTGAAGACCTAGAACCTGAAATACTTGAGTTACTTGACGAGTTAACTAAGGTAGAATCAGCTGCAAATCAAGTGATATCACAGTTATCAGCGGATGTTCCCCATGAGCAATAAACCCGGTTTTTTTAAGCGTTTAAAAGCGCTGTCTTTACCTCAAAAGCAACTCTTTGCCACTGCACTATGTCAGCGTATGTTGCCAAATTATCAACTTTTTTCAGAAGTATGTGAATTTGGTGAGCCTAAAGTTTTAAGTACGGTATTAGATTTACTATGGCAATCACAGTACGACAAAAAGCTTAAGTTTAATTATGATATCCATCTACAACGTTTAGATGAAAATACTCCAGAACCTGTCGATTTTGAAGCCTACGGTGTTTATCCAGCTATGGATGCTGCAGTGGCTTTATCAACGCTATTAGGCGGTATTCAAGCTAAAATAGAAGAAGATATTACCAATGTCAGCAAGTTATCTTCGAGTACTGTGGCTAACTACATTGAAGCCATAAGCGTTGAAGAACTCGAAAATATTATGAATGAAGATGCCGTTGAAGAATTCGTTTTTAATCACCCTGTAATGCAAGAAGAAAAACACATACAAGGCCTGTTATTAGACGTAATTGAAGAAACAACCAAGATAACGCCTGAGTTCATTAAAGAGCTACGTAAAGAAATTATCGATGCAGGTGCATCAAATATTGGTATTAGCAGTCAGCAATAAACAATAGAGTTTCTTACCCCTGATGCAAAAAGATTGACTCAATGACCTTGCTGCATCAGGCTTATTCATAACTTAATACCCGCTAAATCATTTTCATTCACTTTTAATATAAGGAATGAGGGATGCCAAGTATTCTAACCCCTCTGATTGCCGTTTTCGGTATTATGCTTTTAGGCTTTATAGTCCAAAAGTTAAAAGTCTTGCCCCACGATACTGACTTTACTATCAATGAATATGTCTATTACGTGGCCTTCCCAGCTATTTTATTTATCGCACTCGCTGAAACTGATATTCACGAAATATTACAGTGGGGTTTTATTTTCGCCTTTGGCTTAGCCATGATAGCGACCTACTTCATTACTGTTGTCATTTCCTCTATTTTTGACAAGAAACAACCTGCCCTAGCTGCCATTAGAGGATTAAGCACCAGTTTTGGGAATACGGCATTTATTGGCATTCCGTTAATGATGATGCTTTACCCTGGTAACAACCATGCTATTACCGCAGCCGCAATAGCAAGCCTACTGTCTGTCACCATGTTTGCATTTGCACTTGTCAGCATGGAACTTGCTCTCAATAAAACCCAAAAAAGCCACCCTGCATTAATCATGTTAAATGCGTTAATCAAAAATCCGATTGTGATTGGTTGCTTACTCGGAGTGATAGCTTCTGCACTGACGATTCCAGTCCCTGAGAGCATCAGCATGATGTTCCGACTGATAGGTAATACATCAAGCCCCTGCGCCTTATTTGCCATTGGAATGGTGCTTGCAAAAGCAATGCATGGCGGCACTGAGCCTGAAGTCGTTAGGCACAACATCGTTATAGAAATGAGTGTGCTGAATGTTTTAAAGCTGGTTATACACCCGCTACTGGCATACTGGCTGCTGACTTACTTTGAAGTCGAACAACAACTACTCGTAATGGGGGTTATTCTTGCTGCATTACCTACCGCAGCGAGTGTTTACTTACTTGCTCAGCGTTATCAAACTTACGCTCTATCAAGTGCTAAGTGCATTTTAATTAGTACTATTGCCACCTTTATTAGCTTACCCATAATAGAAAAGCTATTAAGTTCATTCGCTTAAAAATTAATCTTATATATATTTTTACAGCTCTGTCCTTTTTAAATAAACAGTACTTTACTGTATATAAAAACAGTGTAAACTGTATGGAAATACAGTGGTTTGATGATTATTCACACAAGGATTGATTATGCTTTGCCAATTGAGCATTAATAATTTCGCGATTGTACGTTTTCTGGAACTCGACTTTAAAGCGGGCATGACCAGCATAACGGGTGAAACCGGTGCCGGTAAGTCTATCGCTATAGATGCATTAGGTTTATGTTTAGGCAATCGTTCAGATGCTAATAGCGTAAGACCTGGGGCAACAAAAGCCGAAGTTAGCGCTCGCTTCACACTAGACGACGTCCCTTATGCTAAACGCTGGCTTGAAGACAACGATCTTGATGTTGAAGATGAATGTATTCTCAGAAGAACCATTAATGCCGATGGCCGTTCTCGTGCTTACATCAACGGTAATCCAGTACCTTTAGCTCAGCTTAAATCATTAGGCCAATTATTTGTTGGTATTCATGGTCAACATGCACATCATGCAATGCTAAAAAGTGAGCATCAACTTACTTTATTAGATAGCTATGCGAATCATAAAATACTCATTGATGCTGTGAGTAAAAGCTATCAACGCTGTAAACTCATCGAAAATGAACTTAAACAGTTACAACTGAATCAACAAGAGCGAATTGCCAGAAAACAGCTAGTTCAATATCAAGTTGAAGAGCTAGATGAGTTTGATATTAAAGCGGGTGAATTCGAAGAAATTGAGCAAGAGCACAAACGCTTGGCTAACGGTACAGAGTTAATTGAAACCTGCCAATCCAGCTTAGTCGTACTGAGTGAAGATGATGAAGCAAATATTGAATCACTGCTAAATCGCGTTGTTGGCCTTGCTGACAACTTAAAAGAGTTTGATCCTCAGCTCAGTCATATTCCTCAAATGCTCAATGAAGCGTTAATTCAAGTTCAGGAAAGTAGCAGTGAGATTCAGGATTATCTCAGTCGCTTAGAACTCGATCCTGAACACTTTGCTTATTTAGAGCAGCGCATATCTAAAGCAATGCAGTTGTCGAGAAAACACCACGTCAGCTCTGAAGAGCTGTTTGCACATCATCAAAGCCTAACCGCTGAACTTAAAGAGCTAAATAGTGACGCTAGCCGACTCGATGAAATTCAGCAACAAGTCGATGACAGTAAACAAGCTTATATTGTTACTGCACAGAAGTTGAGCCATAGCAGAAACCGTTATGCCAAAGAACTTAATAAGTTAGTGACTCAATCAATTCAAGAGCTGAATATGCCTAAAGGTAAATTCAGTATCGCAGTGAATTTCAATCCTGAACTGCAATCAGTATCAGGTTGTGATCAAGTTGAATTCTTAATAACAACTAACCCAGGCCAACCAATGCAACCGATTGCTAAAGTGGCATCTGGTGGCGAGCTTTCTCGCATCGGTTTAGGTATTCAAGTGATCACCGCGAAGAAAGTCTCAACGCCAACACTTATTTTTGATGAAGTCGATGTGGGTATTTCCGGGCCTACTGCTGCAGTAGTAGGCAGAATGCTGCGTAGCTTAGGGCAATCAACACAGGTGATCTGTGTTACCCATTTACCTCAGGTAGCAGGCAATGGCCATCAGCATATGCTGGTAAACAAGTTTACTAAAAGTGGTGGTACTGAAACCAATATGAAGCCATTAGATAAACAAGAGCGAGTCAATGAACTTGCGAGGCTATTAGCCGGTGATGTGATTACAGAAAACACCCTTGCTAATGCAAGAGAGTTACTTCAAAACTAACCCGTGATATACGTTAGTCAACCCATTAAAAGCCACAAAAAAGCCCACTAATATAGTGGGCTTTTGATGTAATAATCTCAGATTAATAATGGGTTAACGATTCATCCCCTAAGATTCATAACTAATGCTGATGGCTGATGGCTGATGGTTATAAAAAATAAACTAGCAACTGTAGACAAATTAACGAAAAAATACCGGCTAGGACATCATCAATCATAATACCAAAACCACCGTGGACTTTGGCATCTAACCAACGAATTGGCCAAGGTTTTAAAATATCAAAAAAGCGAAATAGTGCAAAACCCACCACCATCCAAACCAAACCTGCTGGCGCGGCGATCATAGTAATCATTAACCCGGCAACTTCATCCCAGACAATAGCGCCATGATCATGAACACCCATATCTGTTGCAGCTTTATCACAGATATAAAAACCAATTAGCGTACTTATAACGGTAATCGCAATAAATAGTTCTAAACTTAAAAAGCTCATCAAGTAGACAAGTGGAACTGCAGCCAATGTACCAAAGGTGCCAGGCGCTTTTGCCGCTAAGC is a window of Shewanella donghaensis DNA encoding:
- the mazG gene encoding nucleoside triphosphate pyrophosphohydrolase, translating into MPSKSNDVMQPLLNIMEKLRDPKTGCPWDKEQTFETIVPFTLEEAYEVADAIEQADLDSLPDELGDLLFQVVFYCQLGKEQGLFDFSTVVDKICHKLTRRHPHVFISDDPADNAEQVKLAWDEIKQQERVQKSQLSLLDDIPVALPALNRAIKIQKRVAKVGFDWPDLAPVVAKVHEEIDEVLVEAKHLSTNKEEYFPKVVDEMGDLLFAVANMARHLGVDPEQALRQANQKFERRFRGVEQHAAQSSKAFEEHSLEELDAYWDKVKLTERS
- the relA gene encoding GTP diphosphokinase, whose protein sequence is MVSVREAHFNSADFNIDEWVVRYIDNAEEAQMLLELIHQLDALPTKTPALHRELLERAREMVEILAPLNMDIETLQASLLFIIHDAGILSVEEITEKFGASLGSLVASVVTMEAIGALKVSQDSRAAEPQIDNIRKMLLAMVEDVRAVVIKLAERLRLLREVKNADEETRVLLAREIADIYAPLANRLGIGQLKWELEDISFRYLHPTVYKDIAKQLDGKRVDREVFVDKFVSQLQQRLDDDEIRAKVYGRPKHIYSIWRKMKGKDLKFDELFDVRAVRIVTDRLQDCYGALGVVHTLWHHIPREFDDYVANPKPNGYQSIHTVVVGPEGKTVEIQIRTEAMHQDAELGVAAHWKYKEGTAGGATKQSGYEEKINWLRNILLWQEDVAETGNLVEEVRSQVFEDRVYVFTPNGEVVDLPLGSTVLDFAYYIHSHVGHKCIGAKVDGRIVPFTYQVETGERIEIITSKHPNPKRDWLNPNLGYIKSSRSRSKIQHWFKQQDRDKNMAAGKELLEAELARVTLTIKDAKIAVERFNMNTMDDMLAAIGGGDLRLNQVVNFIETSLRKAESTEQEIVEEIIKRSHTKPERKGKGQVEVNGVGNLLSHIASCCKPVPGDEIFGYITMGRGVSVHRSDCAQVKELMRVHPERNVEVVWGENYSGGYRIKVVVNAHDRSGLLRDVTTVLAAEKSNVMAMSSSSDEKNQTAAVQLELELYNLDGLSRILAKLSQVEGVIEARRL
- the rlmD gene encoding 23S rRNA (uracil(1939)-C(5))-methyltransferase RlmD; this translates as MAQFFKAKPNKTKQLSAKLNLTVSQLDHLGAGIAQHEGKVVFVPGALPGETVTAQLIVQKKRFAKAKLLKVQTPAENRVATRCPHYQQCGGCDLQHMRIEAQREHKQDALKTLMGKVAVNMDDSVMTDNVIGEQWHYRRKARLATLFDKKTKHLQLGFRESSTSNIVDIKQCDVLAKALSALITPFSQVLNQLQAKMTLGHLELTEAENGLFAVLRITKELKPADEERLKEFALQHKLHLLVQDNEGELRSLVNEGNIDLPKYSLANDQVACEFSPGNFVQVNADINKRMVEQAIDWLAPQQDERILDLFCGVGNFSLPLATQAADVIGVEGVPEMVTQAKQNATDNNLSNLSFFHADLSADLSEASWLGKIDKLLLDPARAGAFESLQWLSKMKPKKVVYVSCNPASLARDSQVLIDQGYKLKKLTMLDMFPQTHHIEAMALFEI
- the barA gene encoding two-component sensor histidine kinase BarA, whose protein sequence is MNNANNMTKYSLRSWVLVLALAPTVMVGILLGSYFTINRFYELEETLINQGRSIVEPLAIASEFGLVTENREASKRLLAASQLNNSSLIHSIAIFNVENQLFVTSHYHKDFESMRYQRALESLTASQYETIEDSMVIRVPIISYTGVNQQQPSQSVTAAPAYDSNKIITNAEGEQILGYISILLNKENALLEQHRAAIAAFVIVLIGVQLNLFFTFRLVKHVNYPITEMVRVVAKIREGKLDTRLDGQLIGELDLLKRGINAMASSLSEYHDEMQQNIDQATSDLRETLEQIEIQNVELDLAKKRALEASRIKSEFLANMSHELRTPLNGVIGFSRQLIKTPLHSSQLDYIKTIERSATNLLGIINDILDFSKLEAGKMVLEKMPFALRETISDTITIVAGAAQEKNIELVIDIDDNVPESVSGDAMRVAQIMTNLMGNAIKFTDQGSVILKIHLVGQKDENITLRCEIIDTGIGIDESQQEYLFQAFGQADSSISRRFGGTGLGLVITKRLINQMGGQIGFTSTPNKGSTFWFMLPLELSQFHIGEVLHLESLRDRTLLLFETRELTRDTLNRRFEAWGLHLTTVGQIAHLDSAIASNKVHYDYILLNCHGFNDEEQLLSYLKLARQKTACLVLLHDCIEQQEILNNALRPNSDILLSMPISDYELANQLIHPPTQTALLTESLPAAVYERKNLSVLAVDDNLANLKLIDTLLKEIVINVISVNNGDEAVKYANQQAFDVIFMDIQMPGMDGITATKLIRKDSLNRNTPIIAVTAHAIAEERELILGSGMDGYLPKPIDEAALKGVIDRWINKPKFTHFDMHTLNWELCLAQTNQKPDLALEMLQMLVDSLPESVTNIDEALKTNNSELMLQTLHKLHGASCYCGVPNTQKLCQEIESSLKHKTNIEDLEPEILELLDELTKVESAANQVISQLSADVPHEQ
- a CDS encoding YjaG family protein is translated as MSNKPGFFKRLKALSLPQKQLFATALCQRMLPNYQLFSEVCEFGEPKVLSTVLDLLWQSQYDKKLKFNYDIHLQRLDENTPEPVDFEAYGVYPAMDAAVALSTLLGGIQAKIEEDITNVSKLSSSTVANYIEAISVEELENIMNEDAVEEFVFNHPVMQEEKHIQGLLLDVIEETTKITPEFIKELRKEIIDAGASNIGISSQQ
- a CDS encoding AEC family transporter — its product is MPSILTPLIAVFGIMLLGFIVQKLKVLPHDTDFTINEYVYYVAFPAILFIALAETDIHEILQWGFIFAFGLAMIATYFITVVISSIFDKKQPALAAIRGLSTSFGNTAFIGIPLMMMLYPGNNHAITAAAIASLLSVTMFAFALVSMELALNKTQKSHPALIMLNALIKNPIVIGCLLGVIASALTIPVPESISMMFRLIGNTSSPCALFAIGMVLAKAMHGGTEPEVVRHNIVIEMSVLNVLKLVIHPLLAYWLLTYFEVEQQLLVMGVILAALPTAASVYLLAQRYQTYALSSAKCILISTIATFISLPIIEKLLSSFA